In a genomic window of Chrysemys picta bellii isolate R12L10 chromosome 1, ASM1138683v2, whole genome shotgun sequence:
- the LOC135974350 gene encoding histone H3, translating into MARTKQTARKSTGGKAPRKQLATKAARKSAPATGGVKKPHRYRPGTVALREIRRYQKSTELLIRKLPFQRLVREIAQDFKTDLRFQSSAVMALQEASEAYLVGLFEDTNLCAIHAKRVTIMPKDIQLARRIRGERA; encoded by the coding sequence ATGGCCAGGACCAAGCAAACTGCCCGTAAATCTACTGGTGGCAAAGCCCCTCGCAAACAATTGGCTACTAAGGCTGCCCGGAAAAGTGCGCCTGCCACTGGGGGAGTGAAAAAGCCTCATCGTTATCGTCCCGGCACCGTAGCCCTGCGAGAGATCCGCCGCTACCAGAAATCTACTGAGCTGCTCATCCGCAAGCTGCCCTTCCAGCGCCTGGTCCGTGAAATCGCCCAGGATTTCAAGACTGACTTGCGCTTCCAGAGCTCGGCCGTTATGGCTCTACAGGAGGCCAGCGAAGCATATCTGGTTGGTCTCTTCGAGGATACCAACCTGTGTGCTATTCATGCCAAGAGAGTCACTATTATGCCAAAAGACATCCAGTTGGCTCGGCGCATCCGTGGGGAAAGAGCTTAA
- the LOC135974347 gene encoding zinc finger and SCAN domain-containing protein 20-like yields the protein MPPRAKRAPAWSNGELLDLITVWGEEAVPSQLRSSRRNYDTFGKVSKDMMERGHDRDALQCRIKVKELRSAYRKARDTNGRSGAPPTTYRFYKELDAILGVNPTSTPSTTMDTSYPVCGGEEEVEEEENGRVVGRMEIPWNPWSHAARSSSRARRNVASHSGQYLVEDKQKSRFPLHQP from the exons atgcctccacgcgccaagcgagccccagcatggagcaatggcgagttgctggacctcatcactgtttggggggaggaagctgtaccgtcccagctgcgctccagccgtaggaattacgataccttcgggaaggtatcaaaggacatgatggaaaggggccatgaccgggatgccctgcagtgcaggattaaagtgaaggagctgcggagtgcctaccgcaaagcccgtgacacaaacggccgctcgggtgctccccccacgacctaccgattctacaaagagctggatgcgatacttggggttaaccccacctccactccaagcaccaccatggacacttcatatccggtgtgtgggggggaggaggaagtggaggaggaggaaaacgggagggtggtgggccggatggagataccctggaatccctggagccatgcagccaggagctcttctcgagccaggaggaatgtagccagtcacagcggccagtacttggtggaggacaaacagaagagcaggttcccg ctgcatcaaccttga
- the LOC101942916 gene encoding histone H4, translated as MSGRGKGGKGLGKGGAKRHRKVLRDNIQGITKPAIRRLARRGGVKRISGLIYEETRGVLKVFLENVIRDAVTYTEHAKRKTVTAMDVVYALKRQGRTLYGFGG; from the coding sequence ATGTCTGGTCGTGGTAAGGGCGGCAAGGGTCTCGGAAAAGGGGGCGCTAAGCGCCATAGGAAGGTGTTGAGGGACAACATCCAGGGCATTACAAAACCCGCTATTCGCCGTTTAGCTCGTCGTGGGGGCGTGAAGCGCATTTCGGGTCTCATTTACGAGGAGACTCGCGGGGTGTTGAAGGTCTTTTTGGAGAATGTGATCAGAGATGCCGTTACTTACACCGAGCATGCGAAGCGGAAGACTGTGACTGCCATGGACGTTGTTTATGCGTTGAAGCGCCAGGGCCGTACTCTCTACGGATTTGGAGGCTAA
- the LOC101935326 gene encoding histone H3, which translates to MARTKQTARKSTGGKAPRKQLATKAARKSAPATGGVKKPHRYRPGTVALREIRRYQKSTELLIRKLPFQRLVREIAQDFKTDLRFQSSAVMALQEASEAYLVGLFEDTNLCAIHAKRVTIMPKDIQLARRIRGERA; encoded by the coding sequence ATGGCCAGGACCAAGCAGACTGCCCGTAAATCTACTGGTGGCAAAGCCCCTCGCAAACAATTGGCTACTAAAGCTGCCAGGAAGAGCGCGCCTGCCACTGGGGGAGTGAAGAAGCCTCATCGTTATCGGCCCGGCACTGTTGCCTTGCGAGAGATCCGCCGCTACCAGAAATCTACTGAGCTGCTCATCCGCAAGCTGCCCTTCCAGCGCCTGGTCCGTGAAATCGCCCAGGATTTCAAGACTGACTTGCGCTTCCAGAGCTCGGCCGTTATGGCTCTACAGGAGGCCAGCGAAGCATATCTGGTTGGTCTCTTCGAGGATACCAACCTGTGTGCTATTCATGCCAAGAGAGTCACTATTATGCCAAAAGACATCCAGTTGGCTCGGCGCATCCGTGGGGAAAGAGCTTAA